The following proteins are co-located in the Doryrhamphus excisus isolate RoL2022-K1 chromosome 3, RoL_Dexc_1.0, whole genome shotgun sequence genome:
- the plk3 gene encoding serine/threonine-protein kinase PLK3 — MDLGCFTAAQRLSCHTMNAELFKPASERGTPQQQASAPASKTGRNKSEQGKPELAQVVTDSRTGRSYSKGKLLGKGGFARCYEMTDLTTNKMFAVKVIPQSRVSKPHQREKITNEIELHKTLSHKHVVKFSHHFEDQDNIYIFLELCSRKSLAHIWKARHTLTEPEVRYYLRQIISGLKYLHSRGILHRDLKLGNFFVNENMELRLGDFGLAAKLETVEQRKKTICGTPNYLAPEVLNRQGHGTESDVWALGCVMYTLMCGNPPFETLDLKETYKCIKEVRYNLPSALSPTAQKLISSILQKNPSDRLTLDQILNHEFFTKGFTPDKLPPSSCLTVPELHPPSPAKKFFTKMAKSLFGKKKAKVEKTLCEDKEDKDISKLVSGIVKCSISRQISYKTVGPNEVPSPNSQLVSSVPLEQTPAEEESRKSISRSFKGTMASSSEPCEDVLTPAAVSECAMKVLNGCLATMPAAAKNPPCLSRPQSFLWVTKWVDYSNKYGFGYQLSDQSIGVLFNEGTHLSLCDQRKTVHYCLTNKKHFSFPASSLPEQLRSQKQIVELMANYMEQNLMEGGDLHCKDEVPGPPPLLLQWVKTDHALVMLFNNGTLQVNFYTDHTKIILCKSSDSYLLTYISRERVSYTYLLSMLSETGCTSELRHRLRYVVHLLQHHADA; from the exons ATGGATCTGGGCTGTTTCACGGCGGCGCAGCGTCTTTCGTGCCACACCATGAATGCGGAATTATTTAAACCCGCTTCCGAGCGTGGAACCCCGCAGCAGCAAGCTTCAGCTCCGGCGTCGAAAACCGGCAGGAATAAATCGGAACAAGGCAAACCGGAGCTGGCACAGGTGGTGACTGACTCCAGGACGGGACGGTCTTACAGTAAAGGGAAGCTTTTGGGAAAG GGTGGTTTTGCTCGATGCTATGAGATGACGGACCTAAcgacaaataaaatgtttgcgGTGAAGGTGATTCCACAGAGCCGGGTGTCCAAGCCGCACCAGAGGGAAAAG ATCACCAACGAGATTGAGCTGCACAAAACCCTGTCGCACAAGCACGTGGTCAAGTTCTCCCATCATTTTGAAGACCAGGACAATATCTATATATTCCTTGAGCTGTGTAGTCGCAAG TCCCTCGCACATATTTGGAAAGCGAGACACACGCTAACTGAACCCGAAGTACGGTATTACCTCCGACAGATCATATCAGGCCTCAAGTACCTCCACAGCCGTGGTATCCTGCACAGAGATCTCAAACTAG GCAACTTCTTTGTGAATGAAAACATGGAGCTCCGACTGGGGGACTTTGGCCTTGCTGCCAAGCTGGAGACAGTCGAGCAGAGGAAAAA AACCATATGCGGGACGCCCAACTACTTGGCCCCTGAGGTGCTCAACAGGCAGGGCCATGGCACCGAGTCCGACGTTTGGGCCCTTGGTTGTGTTAT GTACACGCTGATGTGCGGCAACCCCCCTTTTGAGACTCTTGACCTCAAAGAGACCTACAAGTGTATAAAGGAAGTGCGGTACAACCTGCCTTCCGCGCTCTCGCCTACCGCGCAGAAACTCATCTCGAGCATCCTGCAGAAAAACCCAAGTGACAGACTCACCTTGGATCAAATACTCAACCATGAATTCTTCACCAAA GGTTTTACTCCAGATAAACTCCCCCCCAGCAGCTGTTTGACTGTCCCTGAGCTCCATCCTCCCAGCCCCGCTAAGAAATTCTTCACCAAAATGGCCAAGAGCCTCTTTGGCAAGAAGAAAGCAAAGG TGGAAAAGACTCTGTGTGAGGACAAGGAAGACAAGGACATTTCCAAGCTGGTTTCTGGCATCGTCAAGTGCTCGATTAGCCGACAGATCAGCTACAAAACAGTGGGACCAAATGAG GTACCCTCACCCAACAGTCAGCTGGTCAGCTCAGTGCCTCTGGAGCAGACACCTGCTGAGGAAGAATCCAGGAAGTCTATCTCGCGCTCCTTCAAGGGAACAATGGCTAGCAGCTCTGAAC CGTGTGAAGATGTCCTCACTCCTGCTGCCGTGTCTGAATGTGCCATGAAGGTCCTTAATGGCTGCTTGGCTACTATGCCTGCAG CTGCCAAAAATCCACCATGCCTGTCCAGGCCACAGTCCTTCCTGTGGGTGACTAAATGGGTGGACTATTCCAACAAATATGGCTTTGGCTACCAGCTGTCAGACCAAAGCATTGGCGTGCTCTTCAACGAGGGAACACACCTCAGCCTCTGTGACCAACGCAA GACTGTCCACTACTGCTTGACCAACAAGAAGCACTTTAGTTTCCCTGCCAGCTCTCTACCGGAGCAGCTTCGCAGCCAGAAACAAATAGTAGAGCTCATGGCCAACTACATGGAACAAAATCTCATGGAG GGTGGAGACCTCCACTGTAAAGATGAAGTTCCAggtcctcctcctctgctgctGCAATGGGTGAAGACTGACCACGCGCTTGTAATGCTCTTCAACAATGGCACACTGCAG GTGAACTTCTACACAGACCACACCAAGATCATCCTGTGCAAGTCTTCTGACTCCTACCTGCTGACTTACATCAGCCGCGAGCGCGTCTCCTACACGTACCTCCTCAGCATGCTGAGCGAGACCGGCTGCACCTCGGAGCTGCGACACCGCCTCCGATACGTGGTCCATCTTTTGCAACACCACGCCGACGCCTGA